The genomic region ctaagcttgcgacgggtcaagtaatactcatgtgggtagataagacaaaacagattGCTATTTTCTGGGcattttgcttttgtcttatctacctcaCATGGGTAATACTTGACCCATCGCAAGCTTGCGGCGGATATGCCCgtcataaatgagaatttgtgttataatTTAGGATTAGAAAGGAGCCTAAAATTGTGAGGAAATATTGTTTCGGCGGGAAAAATATGAGAATCTTTTATTCTAGTAGTATTAAAGGAAATGAAGTAGAATTTGGATCAAAGATATATTCGTCTAACTTAAATATAAAACTCATTGACAAATCACGAGAAATAAGCAACAATAATTTGAAAGTGGTTGGTTAATCAAGTTGAAAATTAAGTTTAGTAAGAATAGTTAGGAGAAAAGGACACACCGTCATTCACGTTAGCCTTGTGAATGCGTCGTGATTCTATTATTTTTGCATGGATATTTCGAGTAAACACCCTAACGTTTCTAATCAATTAATCCATCATATGTATCAAGTCAAACATATGTACTCCCTACTCCGTTTCGATAATTTATTtatctattttattatttatgaGAGATTTTAATTAAacgtaaataaataattaagtgaAAATTTTATAATGATAGTTTAAATGAAGAGACATACATATAGACATATAGTTCAAGTAAACATATATAGTAATGTGAGCTAGTGTTAATTCATGTTAATGAAAAGAGAAAATTCCGAAAACATTATTAACCAAGAAAAAGATAAAACTTATGTATATTGGGAGTACTTCAACGTATATTACTCCGTATACAACCACACAAACGCAATTAAAATCGAAGTAATAATTAAGTCTAATACATACCAGTAGGTCTCTTAAAATACCGTTTCCCTAAAATATTTGTAAATACAAAAAGTTTGTTCCTACTCGTATTATATATTGCTTTCTATACGACATAGACTGCCGATAATTAAGCAAGTTTGGGTGGAAGAAAAACGTGTCATGTAGCACATTATATGTTTGGTAGCTAGGACAAGAAATTAATAAGGCATCTAGAATCGTAAGAAATAAAGTTGATcacaaaaactccggagagacAGTCTCCCAATAACGTTATTAAGAGACCTCTTACATGATGGAGTGAGGGATCAACTAGATTTATTTTTTgcctattatgtctcccactaaattaatGGAAACGGTATCTCATAAGACCTACTGAAAGTTGATAACATACCAACAATTCCCTATGTCTTAGCTCTTATTCTTATAACGATATTTTGATCAATATTTTAATAAGTCGTAAGTTTAAATCTTCGTCTTTTTTATTGTTCTTGACACACACAAAAAAGCATCCCCATTCTACTTTCTTAAATTTGGATTGTAATCTAAGTTCTccgttttatttattatttatttccaaTTAAGTATTTAGAAAGGCACACGATATAGGTAGTTTATATCGTTTAATCCAACTAgagtaaattgttttataatgtAGGAGTAATTGTAAGAGAATATGTTTTAACTTATATTGCGAAAAAAATGTTAATCTAGTACTCGTATATAATATTTACCAGTTAAAATAAATTTGAGATATAAACTGGGGGTAATAAATCTTTCAAGAAACCTGCAACATGTATGTTAATCTAGTCTTAGAGTCTTAGGTCAGACCAATTTGAATAATGATGGAGTCGGGAATTAAACCCGACGGAGGCGAAAATATTTAGGAGGGCGAACAAGTAATAATTTAAAAGACACGCAAACAAATGAAAAAATTTAACTtaaaacttcgaatttttcatctGCCAGCGAAAATAAACGCCCCTACTAACTCTCTCTGATTCCACCActgattttaatttttaaatgTGTGTCACTCAAAAACAAAATTGTGATGGAAACATACGGTTAGGCTCTAGCTAAAGAGTATTGGCCCATATGTTTTTCTTTGCGGAGTATACTATCGATTGATTGAGTAGATTGGGCCCCTATAATATTTCAACTCCATTTAGACAAACAAGTTTACGACATTGGCCCATATAAGCTTAATTGCCTACTTATAAGTTATATAGTACTTTAAAATTCTCAACTCTCCCAAATAATAGCCTTTCTTATATctactagttttaatcccgtaaAATTCACAAGACTGAAAGTTTGCAAGTACCATTGTGTTAGAAGGAGAGATATTGATGGGGCCTTTGAATCCCTTGAATGCTTTTGAAGGTGGTTTTCGTTGTTGAAGAGCGGAAGATGGCGCGTCATACCTATAATAGGGGATTTATGAATACGAAACTAtcatgattttttttcttttttggtgtAAATGGGAGTGTTTATCGTCTTCAACAATGTATAAATCCTTCGCCGCGGGTATTTTCAAAGAGGTAAACAATTGGCCAGACTTTGCTCTATTCCGATGAATAGAGATCAAATCCCAAATCTCATGGTTAAAGGAATAAGGTGAGCAATCAACTCACAAAATTCATTTGGTTAGCTAACATAAGAGGTGGCCAACTTGAATTGGTGGGCCAGCTCGACCAAGCTTGCCCACATCGGGCTAGATTTTGGTGGCCTGCCTGGCCCATCACTTGGAATGGTTCAGCCCGCCTTTGGGTCCGTCCGAGTCAGTGTCCCTCCCCCCTCAGCCCAGCACTGGTCAAGCCTGTTGACCTAGTCCTAGCATAATTACATGGGACTGACTCGCGTGGGTCGGTTAGCCTAAACACCAGGTGGTCTTGTGCCTGGGCCCAATTTTCCAGCTCACCCGGCATGACCCTACACTAACAACTCTCAGTGTCGTGTTCGAGCCCCTTACCATTGACCCAACCCGTAAATAACCCAACCCAATGCCATTCCTAACTGACATATTATAACGAGGCTAATAAGTACTAAGTAACTAGTTACATTTGACCTTACATTCTTTATATACTTCATTCATTCtcatatgatgtacccattttattaaaatactccactcatatattcaacaaatgggtacatcatataaAAACGGAGGAAGTATATTATATCTGATATAGATTACGGAGTACAACACCATATAATAAatcatttttataatgttttataaTTCCTTTACTATGTAGTTATTACTCTCTCGGTCTTAATTAATACTTATCTATTATCTTTTCTGTAAggaaaaattaaaatatactccctcatattcactatattcttcctatttccttattcggattattcgggttttcttccctatttccctttttgggttgatttgtgtggtccaaattaaattgcatgtgggatagtgtgttttgtgtggtctaaattcactttcttatttcttgtgcaaaaaggaaagggaaagagtatagtgaataggagggagtagataACTATTTCCTccacaaaaaaatagaaaactattgaATAAAACAAAGGgaataataatatttatattattattatacgatTGGAACACCATATATATGTTCGACAATCAGTAATGGGCTTTTGTCGTACACTGCCTACTCTGGTTTGAGTTTAGCATTTGCTCCAAATTCAATTGTGTGCTTTAAACTTCTTCACTCCTTGGCCGACCTTGGTAATCCTTAAATTTATGGAAACCCAAATTCATACTCATCTATCCCTTACGTCCTAATCATTTGTTGCCCCTTGCAAATAACAGAAACAATAAATAAGTGATTGAGACGTAAAATGTAATACTATGAACAACATATGCTAATTTGTTTTTCAATGTTTAAGCAAATTATAGAGCCAAAAATTAAACTATATTGAACTTGCTTCTAAATTCTAAATAAGTGATCGGGATGCTGATTTTTTCAAAAATTATAGCGCCGGAAAATCGGAAATTAAACTATTAAACTAACTTCTAAATTCTTAATCACACCCCAagaaaataattcacaaattacataatttaattcATGGTCCACCATAATAAATATCTACGCATGTCATATTTTTTCTAGCATTAAATCCTGTAAACTTATTAATTTTATGTACAATTTGAAAAAAAGAAAGTGCAAATATTGTGCTACATACTATAACAAACACCAAGCCACCAACAAGTCAATAGATTATAGAAGAACAACaaactaaataattaaattacaaataataCTTCCTTCATTCGTTCCAATTCACTATATTTTTCAAATCTCGCTCATATATTTTGTTAAATATAGTGAATTGGATCGAGCTGGTGAACagatgaataaataaataaataaataaataaataatctgTAATTAACTAGATAAATAGCCCTAGTTAATAAAGAAGAAAAATAATTACCCATAAGATTTAAGAATAACACCACAAAAAGTGCAAATAATAGCTTTCCAATACTTGAAATAAAAAGGAATGAAACAACATCTAGTCTCCGTTTGCATATCGGCGACACGAGCGCCACCGCCACACCGTGAACATAAGCTTGCTACCGGTCTATGGCTTCTAATCCTTCTCTTTTGGTCTACTATGAAACACAAGGACACcattttttcttcctctttttctttctattttaagaaatataaAGTTTGATGAATttatattgtttttattattaatATAGAGAACGTACTACACTTGTGTTATAGGTTTGTTGCTTTCGTTTCTATGCGTTGGTTCATGGTCATTTATAGAAGGAGTTATTACGAGGGTTGTACTGTACGTACTGTAGTAAGAGGATAGTAATTGAGAACTCATCATTTGTTTTGCAATCTTTATTCAAATTATTTTACCAGTACGTTTTACttgtgacggtcacaaacttgtgaTCTTTCACAACCCTCTTCCACTTGCCCTTCCACTTGCTCTGTATTTTTACTCCCTTCATGTACTATTTTTAGACTCAATTGATATCTCTTCTCGCAAATTGTGACGAAGTTAATATGATTACTTTACGATTAAAAGTAATTATTCACAAATTTGTTGAAATATTAATTCACATATAGTGTCCCACAACCAGGGGCGGATCCAGGATTCAAATCTACGGTGGGCTAACAAATTTACTAATTGGAAAAATTTTCTTTCTAAAATGCTATATAAGACTTGGAATTGATAATTATACGTGGTTTACCCTAAACTGCTTCATTTTAACGTATTTTTCGTGATATTTGAAGcaacaataattttaaaattatGAGATTTTTGAGACATTATTATACTACGGATTACTTTAGTTTTTGTGCATTAAATAAAGTGACTATGAGTATGGGGTACTGGGGTGGACATTTTGTAAAAGAAGTATAAAAACCTCTAGCCCAAGTAGCAAGAAATGTAAGGATATCGTCATACAACTACTACCGTCTACAACAAAAAATAAGTGTAAAAATAAGATAGGTATAAATACAAACAAAAAAGTTGGAAATTTCTCCCTGTTGGGTTTCGAACCTACAATCAAAAGAATAAGTGTAAAAATAAGATAGGTATAAATACAAACAAAAAAGTTGGAAATTTCTCACTGTTGGGTTTCGAACCTACAATCAAAAGAATAAGTGTAAAAATAAGATAGGTATAAATACAAACAAAAAAGTAGGAAATTTCTCCCTGTTGAGTTTCGAACGTACAAACAAAAAAGTTGGAAATTTCTCCCTGTTGAGTTTCGAACGTACAATAAAAGAATAGGAGACAAGTATTCTACCACAAGACCAAGTGTATCTTCATGCTTTTATGTTAcaccttgttatatatatttttgTTTCTTCAAAAAAGAGGTTGCTCCAGCCCATATAGCCCTTGGGCTGGATCCGCCCCTGCCCACAACTtgaaaaagagagattataccACTTTATAACCAAGAGAGCTAGTGAGCTACTCGGCCACTCCTCCTATATAGTCTTATTGCCAAATGGTTTTAGGATGGAATCTCTCTTACACGCATGTAACAGTAGGTCAGTAGTAACAATTGTTGGAACTAATTACTAAACTCCGAAATAGTAATTAATTAAGACGGAAAAAACAGTAGCAAAAACCAAGATCAGAATTAGAAATACCGACAGAGGAATTGGTAGTGacgctgtaataccccgtattttatattaattattatgtattttatattactaattatgtcgggataatagttgagtcgagttaattttttagtcgtgttgatatcgtaagaccgagttactcgtaaacttgttGGGACGGGTATAACTGGACGATAGCTTACCCATTTACCAATCACGTTACACATGACCCTTTTACcagacccatttaccatctaatctaaatttaacctaattctaccctaatccttccctcaacccgcctccctcccgCCTCCCTCTTTCATCAGCCCAGATCTCAAccctcacgcatagagagagagagagtagccGTGGGTGATTGAGGGCactgcaaggaagagctagggggtGATTGGCGACGACCTAGGGTGGCCCTGGCGGCGGCGGTAGCAATGCGagaaaaaggtaagagcaacccCATTTTCCTCTGTTTTTCGCATTTGGTGTCGGGTTTTGGTTGTTATTTCGTGACTAGGGGAGGTGTTGCTGGTGGTTGTTAGCAGGGTAGGGGTAATGGGTGGTAAGGGATGAGTgttttggtggtggttagggtggttataggtggtgttTGTGGCTGTGCAAGGCAGCATCGACATGGGGGGTAGTAAACGGTTTAAGCATGGGTTTTTCAGGCGGTTTAGATAGGTAaggtttgggtggcaccaccgtggactagggggaggtcgaaacggtggtgctgtgGTGTCTGGGTGCGTGGCTTGGCGGTGAGCAGGGCAGTGGTGATTGGGCAGGGAATGGGTAattgttgcggtggtggtaagggGAGAACAGGGAGTGTTTGGTGATGcgcggtggtgaaccaggccaaatggcggcctggGTTTGACtcaccggcggcagtcgaccccagtgggggtatCCGTTGGTGGCTGGGGCAGAGTGGGGGTTCggtctggtggttgtcgtggtggtgtagGTGGTGCGTAAGGGGTGTGTGCGTGTGTGAAGGGGTAGTGTCGATAACGGGCTGTTTTGATTTCGAAACGGGTTTTTGTCATTGTTTAATCATTAGAATTCGTTAAGTTATCgcatgcttaattaattaatctttttccgagttattaattaattagagacgggttgagtcgggatgtttgagttgtttaaagtttgattcgggtatttcttaatcgtataattcgtttaatcttttatttatcatattagttatttaatttaattcccgagtcggttaaataattcaagtcgggttttgagtcgggactgaTTAAAGTGTAAAGttgctatatcgggaaagtttctattttgagagatgtctatatttagtagttagtaattataaatattataattgttttaggtgacggatttgtgaaggatcgataatcaaatgcattgcttTGTTTTTCGGATCGCTTTAAGCGTGTGTAATTGGAtttttggcactttgaggtagggaaatacacttgtcctattatcatcattgatcgaattgtgttgacttgatttctGGATGTTGACTTATGTTATGATTTATATATACGGgaaagtgattgactgaattgatcgtattgagtatggtATCACAACATTcagtagctggcatgatttcattcatttgatatacatattgtattgcataattactgttgagcatttcatatgcattggagttggaggatggtgtggtggtgacgaggttgtgatacgatgtgatgttgtgataaggcccgggcgggttgcgggacttgccctggtgtcctcaacaagggtgcgagatcgacttcggtcgatatatagtctctggggatcggtatggctgggcgttcggggatgtgtgtgataagttgagatggagatggaggtgaaggaggagcatgcatatcatattttattgtttcattgttttccctactcaacctcgtggttgaccctgtgtattcgtgaacaccgtgatgaaccataatgggagcAGATTTTGACAGTACTAaaaattagctgacttgggagctatgggatgcgtgaggacttggccaatctacctagaagtctagaccacatagaagattttatcacttaatttattttccgctgcgagttgtacttatcttatattaagtttagttggataatttgtgataaacatgtaatcgttaagttttaatttaaagtactttggtattgttgtactttgttattcactacctcgggaaaccgagatggtaacagtccggtttattagggaatgtcttgctaaaggctccttcataaaccggggtgttacaaagtggtatcagagcgaacgatcctcaggcctaaaccaatgagcccaatgaatataggatgtgtctaattagaatgaaccccgggataggactgttaggagcacactaaggtaaggtatgagttaggggccccctcacaccgaaccagcggctctctcagtttgacccgaaaaccctgagtgtatatgagagaaagggtagaagagttgcttgaggttgaacatgaaatCCCTATATCATTGCCTAAGTGTtcactgattgatacattgagtattgcataaaagagttgatgtataccttgagatccatttattctaaccattctgcaggacaacgctacggtaagtattttgtatgaatgatgacgtgatcatatgatgttgtggaaatgagaaataaattttcgagttcaggATAATAGTCAATGAAGTGTTGTGATAGTCGTGAGCATTAAtataattgcgagtcgatgatagtgacctaggtggatgttgaatgatgtgctgatagtattattatgcctagtaatatgcggttatgtgatcccaaagccatgctagaaTAGTCTTGTGAcagtaattagaaacacttttgaattgcatgtttatagtcatagcaaacgtgatttagatgtacggagtagatcgagatgcgaaggggttctgcaggacttgccctggtgtcctcagctgcgagctggcagatcgacttcggtcgatatatagtctaccggggatcggtatggctgggcgttccggggatgtgtgtgatgagttgagatggagatggaggtgaaggaggagcatgcatatcatattttattgtttcattgttttccctactcaacctcgtggttgaccctgtgtattcgtgaacacctgtgatgaaccataatggggagcagatttgacaggtactaaagattagctgacttgagagctatgggatgcgtgaggacttggccaatctacctagaagtctagaccacatagaagattttatcacttaatttattttccgctgcgagttgtacttatcttatattaagtttagttggataatttgtgataaacatgtaatcgttaagttttaatttaaagtactttggtattgttgtactttgttattcactacctcgggaaaccgagatggtaacagtcccgtttattagggaatgtcttgctaaaggctccttcataaaccggggtgttacaaagtacagtgtgagatttaagttagaaTGGGTTAGTATCAGtaatatggttgtaagagtttggaacatagaaaatgaacgacttagtgctgaaacttgttttgtttgattgtactctttaattgaccgtactgccatttcttttctatttattgcctatggatgaaaatttcaTGGGAGATAGCCTTGGgaattagtgttcatttggcattggtttcatgcttatatgatatacgaattaagagtaataaatattttagtgggctgtggtcaggaagttcctgtgcagtgatgttttgaccaacgattttataaaaaaatcctcatttaaattgtattaatcattttcgcataattccaactccaccaatcataaaattcgcatatgttttcaaattgttaagccacgaaaattcttgatgtctctatattaaacggtaagttttgcaaactgacccaagttttggaccaattgctgtcacatgtttgtttggaccaactgagttttaaaattctttaaaaatgaaatttcttgtgctttagacctaattctttttcccctgtgtttttaactccccgtgttttataaaaataatatgaatcaagttttagtCGAACGGTTATTTactcgtgatctttgaaagttacaacgtgaatcatgacttgtaaaatgtgcgttctatgtgagtttttatataattttttggttatttcatgagccttattaatgtgatcttataatgttttatacgatgatagtagcacgcatgttcagtaattatgtatcttaataggtgataaaattaaagtctagttgataacattgttggcatgatagtatgagtgaaattgaatatcTTAAATTGATTcctaatcaagggtgaaatattttatacgagtccagttgttgcatattttatgtatgtttggcatgttgtaatatctctagtatgttcatcctatttgcatggtggtcggatatatataaat from Silene latifolia isolate original U9 population chromosome 3, ASM4854445v1, whole genome shotgun sequence harbors:
- the LOC141646945 gene encoding uncharacterized protein LOC141646945, encoding MVSLCFIVDQKRRIRSHRPVASLCSRCGGGARVADMQTETRCCFIPFYFKYWKAIICTFCGVILKSYGGNK